The genomic region TCATAACTGACTAAATCTTTTGATGGAGATGTTAAGGCCGCTAATGCCGATGCTGAAGTTGATGGTTTATCCTGTGAGGCATCATTATCAGCATCCGATGGAACATGATTGATGGCATGCGCTTTATAGTCTGGACTTTGTTCATTGCCCACTGGTGAAGGGGGTGGATTCGAAACtgcaatatacaaaaattacgaaaaaattttcataaaggtattttaataattactaTTTCCGGGCTGGGTTTCTAAATCTGAGCCAAGCAAGAAGTGTTCTTTTCGGGTGCTAAGTGCCGGCAAGTCTTTCTCTTGTTCGCTTAAACGTTTTTTCAACTCTTCGACCTTGCGATCACGTGATAAGGATTCCATCTCTTTACGCCATTTATTAGTACGCTGTCGATCTTCAGAAAAAATAGACTTATGCTCTTCTAATGTAAgacttttatgatttttcagtAGATATAGGAATACACCGCCTGGTGTACGACGACGTTTGCCATtctagaaaaaatatgttatttcgtAGTATTACGTGATATGTgcacaataattaatattattccaAAGTTTTACCATTATCATCATGCCGCCATTGAATTCAATAAGTTGTGTTTCCTTATAAATTTCTACTGGCAACTTCGTGCCCAACACATCGACAATGCGTACTACAAGAATGAATTGTAAAAATATCAGTATTGTATAGAAGCTTGaatgaaaacaacaatataaatacCCAATAATTCATCTTTTTCTTCCTGCAACTTGTTTGACATTTCACGTGCAACATCGGCTGGATCACGTCCTTCCAAGGGCTCCAAGTCAAGTATAATTCGTGGTTCATATAATGTATCCGAGTCGCTAGTGGGTGATGAGCCACGCCTTCCTCGCAGTGTACCTGTACGATAGCCTAAACGACTTTTTACAGAGCGTCGATGTGCAGCTGCTTCACTTGCACAGCGACCACGTTTTGCCACCGGCATTAATTCATTATCAGAGAAATCATCAGTTGAATTGGAGAGTCGGCGTTTGAGACAATTATCCCCATTTAATCGTTGAAGCAGGGAAAAGTCATAATTTTCAACGTTTCGATCATTGATTGCACCATCTAAACGTGCAACTTCACAGCCACGCATTTCTTCAGTTAACGCTTCTTCTTGCAATGCAGCTGTCcatatattatactttttgaATCGTGCACGCTTTTCTTGTGTCTCCATATCAGCTGGTGGTACACGTATCATAACTGTACGACGTACACGTTTTCGACGCTTACGTTGTGCATGCGCATCTGTTGATACTTCATGTGGCGATTTCGTTGATAATTTCTTTAGACATGCATCGGAAGATTCACTTGACGACGAATCACCACTACTACCATGTATATCCTCTAAGTCATCCTCTTCTAACGCGCGTTGCATATCGTGACATGTGGCCAATGGACTGCATTGTTCGGCTTTTGCAGTCGCCCCATCAACTGCAACCGTCGTGTTGATTGACAGCATACTTGGGCGTTGCAATGGTGTATAAACGTCATCGGAACTAGCAGATAGCTGCAAACGATTTACGTCAAATTAAACATGAATGTAATTTAAGAAATATCttcacataaaaaaaatcgtgCCAAGTGCCTATATGTGTATACCTCTCCATCCTCTAGATCGACATCGTAGGTGTTCGCGTTTAATTCCATCATTATTGCAGCAAGATAGTGTTGCGTTGCACTTTGACTGACGATATCACTTTCAACGATTCACAAGAAGTaaaatgtattatacatatCTATTGGTAGTTCACTGTAAAATACGAtgtgtaataaataattttataattaaatcttTATATCACTGTATAAAATGCTGATATTTCTACGTCTTGTCCTAACGCACGGTTTCCTTGAGAAAGTGTGTGCTGTATAGGGTTGCATAGCAGATTGCAGCAGAAGCAGATCAGCTGATGTATAACTGTCAAAATAAACGTAAGTCCATGCCGAAAATATCGAGACtcgaattttaaatattccaaTTCTATCAAAATATTCCAAATCTATTCAGTCATCAGTTTTTTCTCAGTtctattaatttgaaaaaattaaaaaccgtgTATCCAAAATCGCtatgtacacacatatctaTATCACCATATTTcttatatgtacttaaaaaaaCTGCAAGTGGTAAGCTTctttagttttcaataaaaataaatttagtttaaaataaaaatcttatgGAATTTTAGCATATTACTAAGACTTTTtccttcatatatgtatacggcTTAGCTCAAGTATTCAAGatattcacaaaatatttcctttaaagTTTGTCTCTCatcataattttcttaaaacggTTTTTAATGACatccaattttatatatttagttcTAACAATGGATTTTTAACATTTGTGGACACTTTCACAAGATCaaacaaaagtttaatttaacaTACGAAGTCTCAAAATGAATGgtaattgttatattttatatattttcaaaagattcACTCATTGGGAGCACCAACTATACGAAGAACCGGAAGTGATCCAGCCAAGGACAGTTATTTCGCATATTTATGACTTGATTTTCGGAGAACACCTTTACTTAGCTACCCATTTCTATAACTCTCATGTTGATGAAGGTCATTTCCACAAAACCTTTTGCTTCATCCCAGTTGTCAAAATAACGGATATTTTTTCTAAGTTTCCGGCGGAAGTAGCAGAAgag from Bactrocera tryoni isolate S06 chromosome 3, CSIRO_BtryS06_freeze2, whole genome shotgun sequence harbors:
- the LOC120771886 gene encoding phosphorylated adapter RNA export protein → MMELNANTYDVDLEDGELSASSDDVYTPLQRPSMLSINTTVAVDGATAKAEQCSPLATCHDMQRALEEDDLEDIHGSSGDSSSSESSDACLKKLSTKSPHEVSTDAHAQRKRRKRVRRTVMIRVPPADMETQEKRARFKKYNIWTAALQEEALTEEMRGCEVARLDGAINDRNVENYDFSLLQRLNGDNCLKRRLSNSTDDFSDNELMPVAKRGRCASEAAAHRRSVKSRLGYRTGTLRGRRGSSPTSDSDTLYEPRIILDLEPLEGRDPADVAREMSNKLQEEKDELLVRIVDVLGTKLPVEIYKETQLIEFNGGMMIMNGKRRRTPGGVFLYLLKNHKSLTLEEHKSIFSEDRQRTNKWRKEMESLSRDRKVEELKKRLSEQEKDLPALSTRKEHFLLGSDLETQPGNISNPPPSPVGNEQSPDYKAHAINHVPSDADNDASQDKPSTSASALAALTSPSKDLVSYEDDFLDVNCGEMDLF